The Primulina eburnea isolate SZY01 chromosome 6, ASM2296580v1, whole genome shotgun sequence genome contains a region encoding:
- the LOC140834066 gene encoding zinc transporter 2, with protein MASIKFSRSIFLITFLVIVLLQCHRIKGHGGSDDHDDEDTMDSASDSGGGSLHSKGLILVKVWCLIILFVSTFAGGISPYFYRWNESFLLLGTQFAGGVFLGTSLMHFLSDSTETFGDLTSKSYPFSFMLASAGYLLTMLGDCVIVYATSGGEREARVEVESGRAVEEGGKEAAHATDPVFLRTTSLGDSILLILALCFHSVFEGIAVGVADTKADAWRNLWTISLHKIFAAIAMGIALLKMIPKRPLLATIAYSFAFAVSSPVGVGIGIALDATTQGRAADWVYAISMGLACGIFVYVAINHLMAKGFKPQKNCYFDTPFFKFFAVLLGVGVIAVVMIWD; from the exons ATGGCTTCCATAAAATTTTCGAGGTCAATTTTCTTGATCACATTCTTAGTCATCGTGTTGCTACAGTGTCACAGAATCAAGGGTCACGGTGGTAGTGATGATCATGATGACGAAGACACCATGGATTCCGCCTCGGACAGCGGCGGTGGAAGTCTGCACTCGAAAGGGTTGATTCTGGTGAAGGTTTGGTGCCTTATCATCCTCTTTGTGAGCACATTCGCCGGCGGTATTTCTCCCTACTTCTACAGATGGAACGAGAGTTTTCTCCTGCTGGGGACTCAGTTTGCCGGCGGGGTTTTCTTGGGCACGTCGTTGATGCATTTCTTGAGTGATTCGACTGAGACATTCGGCGATCTCACGTCGAAGAGTTACCCGTTCTCGTTCATGCTGGCCTCTGCGGGTTATCTGCTGACCATGCTGGGTGACTGTGTGATTGTTTACGCGACAAGTGGTGGAGAAAGGGAGGCTAGGGTGGAGGTCGAGAGCGGCAGAGCGGTGGAGGAAGGCGGCAAAGAGGCGGCACATGCAACGGACCCGGTTTTCTTGAGGACCACTTCTCTGGGAGACTCCATACTTCTTATACTGGCTCTGTGCTTCCACTCTGTTTTTGAGGGCATCGCTGTCGGAGTCGCAG ATACGAAGGCGGATGCATGGAGAAACCTTTGGACAATTTCACTGCACAAGATATTTGCAGCTATTGCTATGGGGATTGCACTTCTAAAGATGATTCCGAAGAGACCCTTATTAGCAACAATTGCTTACTCGTTCGCTTTTGCTGTTTCAAGCCCGGTTGGGGTTGGGATAGGGATTGCACTCGATGCCACTACACAAGGACGAGCGGCAGACTGGGTTTACGCTATTTCGATGGGACTTGCTTGTGGAATTTTCGTGTATGTAGCCATTAATCATCTCATGGCAAAGGGATTCAAGCCGCAGAAAAATTGTTACTTCGACACCCCGTTTTTCAAGTTCTTCGCGGTGCTGCTCGGTGTGGGGGTGATAGCCGTGGTGATGATATGGGATTAG
- the LOC140834067 gene encoding pumilio homolog 2-like → MLSDMGRRPMLENNESSFGDDLEKELGLLLREQRRQEVDDRERELSLYRSGSAPPTVEGSLSAVGGLFNHDVGGGGHSSFADFDRIKDGDGFMSDEELRSDPAYLSYYYTNVNLNPRLPPPMMSKEDWRFAQRLQGGNSAIGDRRKVHSRNDSGSGGRYLFSNPPGFNSKKLEDESEKEKLQGAVEWGGDGLIGLPGLGLGNKQKSIAEMFQDDLTRTTPVSGHLSRPASRNAFDENSVEAELAHLRRDLTSLDPMRNSLNIQGSSASQHSGPPASYSYAAALGASLSRSSTPDPQRITRAPSPCLTPIGGGRVSNSEKRNISSPNSFNGVSSHTNESADLVAALSGMNLSNGVIDEENNFSSRMNEVVADHKNYPFNLQGGPNSMNQRAYAKKPETGQFNMSSVPQSGKMTNYETGLNNGGGSDLSNTSLHTELQKNGVPSNTSYGKGSSNTGVNGGVGVHSPYQHLGSPNSSFSNYGISGYPMSPISGQLGSSSYPPLFENAAAAAAAAMAVPGLDSRILGGSNLNAATSEQNLGRMGNQMAGSALQAPFVDPLYLQYLRTAEYAAAQAGALNDPSLDRNYMGNSYIDLLQKAYLGNLVAPQKSQYGASLGGKNSGSSPHGYYGNPAFGIGLSYPGSPLANPMIPNSPGGPGSPMRHGEFNTRFAGGMRNVAGGIMNPWHLDNMDTRFASSLLEEFKSNKAKCFELSEIVGHVVEFSADQYGSRFIQQKLETATTEEKNMVFQEIFPESLTLMTDVFGNYVIQKFFEHGMATQRRELACKLFGHVLTLSLQMYGCRVIQKAIEVVDVDQKIKMVGELDGNVMRCVRDQNGNHVIQKCIECVPEEHIQFIVSTFFDQVVTLATHPYGCRVIQRVLEHCSDENTQRIVMDEILGSVSMLAQDQYGNYVVQHVLEHGKPLERSTIIQELAGNIVQMSQQKFASNVVEKCLTFGDQNERQLLVNEMLGTTDENEPLQAMMKDQFANYVVQKVLETCSDQEREHIMSRIRVHLNALKKYTYGKHIVARVEKLVAAGERRIAAQSAYPA, encoded by the exons ATGTTATCTGATATGGGTAGGAGACCAATGCTAGAAAACAATGAAAGTTCCTTTGGTGATGATTTGGAGAAGGAGTTGGGCTTGTTGCTTCGTGAACAGCGGAGACAGGAGGTGGATGACCGTGAAAGGGAGCTGAGTTTGTATAGGAGTGGATCAGCTCCGCCTACTGTTGAGGGCTCTTTGAGTGCCGTTGGTGGGCTGTTCAACCATGATGTTGGTGGTGGAGGCCATTCATCTTTTGCTGACTTTGATAGAATTAAAGATGGTGATGGTTTCATGTCCGACGAGGAACTCAGGTCTGATCCTGCTTATTTATCTTATTATTACACAAACGTCAACTTGAACCCGAGGCTGCCGCCTCCTATGATGTCCAAAGAAGATTGGCGGTTTGCACAGAGGTTGCAAGGTGGGAATTCTGCAATTGGGGATAGGAGGAAGGTGCATAGTAGGAATGACAGTGGGAGTGGTGGGAGGTATTTGTTTTCAAATCCACCAGGGTTCAATTCAAAGAAGCTAGAGGATGAGAGTGAGAAGGAAAAACTGCAGGGTGCTGTGGAGTGGGGTGGGGATGGACTAATTggtttgcctggattaggactTGGTAACAAGCAGAAGAGTATCGCTGAGATGTTTCAA GATGACTTGACCCGCACTACTCCAGTTTCTGGGCACCTTTCACGCCCAGCTAGCAGGAATGCATTTGATGAGAATTCAGTGGAGGCCGAGTTAGCTCATTTGCGTCGTGATTTGACATCGTTAGACCCTATGCGCAATAGTTTAAATATTCAGGGGTCATCTGCTTCACAACATTCTGGACCTCCTGCGTCCTATTCTTATGCTGCAGCTCTTGGGGCATCCTTATCAAGAAGCTCTACTCCTGATCCTCAACGCATTACAAGAGCTCCTAGTCCCTGCCTAACTCCTATTGGAGGAGGTAGGGTGAGCAATTCTGAAAAAAGAAATATCAGTAGTCCAAACTCTTTTAATGGTGTATCTTCTCACACGAATGAATCTGCAGATCTAGTTGCTGCTTTATCTGGCATGAATCTTTCAAATGGTGTAATAGACGAGGAGAACAATTTCTCATCTCGAATGAACGAAGTTGTTGCAGATCATAAAAATTACCCTTTTAATCTTCAGGGTGGCCCGAATAGCATGAATCAGCGTGCTTATGCCAAGAAACCTGAAACTGGGCAATTTAATATGTCTTCTGTTCCCCAGTCGGGTAAAATGACCAATTATGAAACTGGTCTTAACAATGGTGGTGGGTCAGATCTCAGTAACACTTCGCTTCATACTGAGCTGCAGAAAAATGGTGTTCCTTCCAATACCTCATATGGGAAAGGATCTTCCAATACTGGAGTTAATGGTGGGGTTGGTGTGCATTCTCCGTATCAGCACTTGGGCAGCCCAAATTCATCATTCTCGAATTATGGAATCAGTGGCTATCCTATGAGTCCAATTTCAGGCCAGCTGGGAAGCTCTAGTTATCCTCCTTTGTTTGAGAATGCTGCTGCAGCAGCTGCTGCTGCTATGGCTGTACCAGGGTTAGACTCTAGGATTCTTGGAGGATCGAATCTTAATGCTGCCACCAGTGAGCAGAACCTTGGCAGAATGGGAAATCAAATGGCAGGGAGTGCGCTGCAAGCACCTTTTGTTGACCCTTTGTATCTGCAATACTTGAGGACAGCTGAATATGCTGCTGCACAAGCTGGAGCTCTTAATGATCCCTCTTTGGATAGGAACTACATGGGTAATTCCTACATAGACCTTCTCCAAAAGGCTTATCTTGGCAATTTGGTAGCTCCACAGAAATCACAGTATGGTGCCTCCTTAGGTGGCAAGAACAGCGGTTCTAGTCCTCATGGCTATTATGGAAATCCAGCGTTTGGGATTGGATTGTCATATCCTGGAAGTCCCCTGGCAAACCCCATGATCCCTAATTCTCCTGGAGGACCTGGGAGCCCTATGAGGCATGGTGAGTTCAACACGAGATTTGCTGGTGGGATGAGGAATGTTGCTGGGGGTATAATGAATCCATGGCACTTGGATAACATGGACACTAGGTTTGCTTCGTCTCTACTGGAGGAGTTTAAGAGCAACAAAGCCAAATGCTTCGAACTTTCTGAGATTGTTGGTCATGTTGTTGAGTTCAG TGCGGATCAATACGGGAGCCGGTTCATACAGCAAAAGCTTGAAACTGCCACAACTGAAGAAAAAAACATGGTTTTCCAGGAAATTTTTCCTGAATCTCTTACACTGATGACTGATGTTTTCGGTAACTATGTAATCCAAAAG TTTTTTGAGCATGGAATGGCAACCCAAAGAAGAGAATTGGCTTGCAAGCTTTTTGGACATGTTCTTACCTTGAGCCTTCAAATGTATGGTTGTCGGGTGATACAGAAG GCAATTGAGGTCGTCGATGTGGATCAGAAGATAAAGATGGTTGGAGAGCTAGATGGGAACGTGATGCGATGTGTACGAGATCAAAATGGGAATCATGTCATTCAGAAATGCATTGAGTGTGTTCCAGAGGAGCACATTCAGTTTATTGTGTCTACGTTTTTTGACCAAGTGGTAACCCTCGCGACACATCCATATGGATGTCGAGTGATACAG CGTGTTCTGGAGCATTGCAGTGATGAAAATACCCAAAGAATAGTGATGGACGAGATTCTGGGATCTGTAAGCATGTTGGCACAGGATCAGTATGGCAATTATGTTGTTCAG CATGTGCTGGAGCATGGAAAACCACTCGAGCGATCGACCATAATTCAGGAACTGGCTGGAAATATAGTTCAAATGAGCCAGCAGAAGTTTGCGTCAAATGTTGTTGAGAAATGCTTGACTTTTGGAGATCAAAACGAACGCCAACTGTTGGTGAACGAGATGCTGGGAACAACAGATGAAAATGAGCCTCTTCAG GCTATGATGAAAGATCAGTTCGCAAATTATGTTGTACAGAAAGTTCTCGAAACTTGTAGTGATCAAGAGCGTGAACATATCATGTCAAGAATAAGAGTACATTTGAATGCATTGAAGAAGTATACATATGGGAAGCACATCGTAGCCCGTGTAGAGAAACTAGTTGCTGCTGGGG AGAGGAGAATTGCTGCACAGTCGGCGTATCCGGCTTAA
- the LOC140834068 gene encoding uncharacterized protein, with the protein MAALAAPLSPTPLSLILDHKSLQFISPKCSFSPLLTSALESPTNHSSRRRSHNLSFPNAVCQKPNKSWRLCATGGIFSLSEAIPDAIPEEIVPTSGDGVSTVVSGLLFVAFVGLTVLTIGIIYIAVTDFLQKREREKFEKEEAAQKKKNGKRRKIGVRARAGPRGFGQKMKEGDDDNDAVAAD; encoded by the exons ATGGCCGCATTAGCCGCACCGTTATCTCCAACTCCACTCTCTCTCATTCTCGACCATAAATCTCTTCAATTCATCTCACCAAAGTGCTCGTTTTCTCCATTGTTAACCTCTGCACTTGAATCTCCAACTAACCATTCTTCGAGAAGAAGATCCCATAACCTCAGTTTTCCAAACGCGGTTTGTCAAAAACCCAACAAAAGTTGGAGACTCTGCGCAACTGGTGGGATCTTCTCTCTTTCAGAAGCAATCCCAGATGCTATTCCTGAAGAAATAGTTCCCACGAGCGGTGATGGAGTTTCCACCGTCGTATCAGGTCTTCTTTTTGTCGCCTTCGTTGGCTTAACCGTTCTTACAATAGGG ATCATCTACATAGCTGTGACAGATTTCTTGCAGAAGAGGGAGAGGGAGAAGTTTGAGAAAGAAGAAGCTGCtcagaagaagaaaaatggtaAGAGGAGGAAAATTGGAGTCAGAGCTAGAGCCGGGCCTAGGGGATTCGGGCAGAAGATGAAAGAAGGCGATGATGATAATGATGCAGTTGCAGCAGATTGA